In one window of Armatimonadota bacterium DNA:
- a CDS encoding sigma-70 family RNA polymerase sigma factor, with protein sequence MTTAAARPAAEALPQEDAIVRAACAGNPRAFNGLVQLYQRRLYNYTYRMVGNADDACDITQEAFVRAWRNIASFRVGEPIAPWLYRIAHNLCIDHLRRKPNTLSLDVEMEEGRDPADKTADPERSAQDCETRRVINAAIADLPEKYRAVMLLRHGRGMPLEEIAESLSLPLNTVKVHLFRAREQMRTRLQGVLEVGE encoded by the coding sequence ATGACAACGGCGGCGGCCAGGCCGGCCGCGGAGGCGTTGCCCCAGGAAGACGCGATAGTTCGCGCGGCATGTGCCGGCAACCCTCGTGCGTTCAACGGTCTGGTGCAGCTCTATCAGCGACGGCTGTACAACTACACATACCGAATGGTCGGTAATGCGGACGACGCCTGCGACATCACTCAGGAGGCGTTCGTACGGGCATGGCGCAACATCGCTTCGTTCCGCGTGGGCGAGCCGATCGCACCATGGCTTTATCGCATTGCACACAACCTTTGCATCGATCATTTGCGCCGAAAGCCGAACACGCTGTCTCTCGATGTGGAAATGGAAGAAGGAAGGGACCCGGCGGATAAAACCGCTGACCCTGAAAGGTCCGCCCAGGATTGCGAAACGCGCCGCGTCATCAACGCCGCCATCGCGGACCTTCCTGAGAAATACCGCGCTGTGATGTTGCTTCGGCATGGCCGGGGGATGCCGCTCGAAGAGATTGCGGAATCGCTGAGCCTGCCGCTGAATACGGTGAAAGTTCACCTGTTCCGGGCCAGAGAACAAATGAGGACCCGGTTGCAGGGTGTTTTGGAGGTCGGAGAATGA
- a CDS encoding zf-HC2 domain-containing protein, with amino-acid sequence MTCDQATFMLERRWDKTLTGEEERALDSHIQGCAVCRTEAEAIAFADATFLQLPECKPPIDIAAAVSKRIAGEAPAEPRRALFWGAVFAIAAVAAAIWQFGIPIPAAVFASPYYASAHSIFATASEAVVQWLRPMISIARSLSPAAPAILPVLGVAAAAETVVLGRWLVRRTPQGQLPGRV; translated from the coding sequence ATGACGTGCGATCAGGCAACGTTCATGCTGGAGCGTCGCTGGGATAAGACGCTCACCGGCGAAGAAGAGCGGGCACTGGATTCCCATATCCAGGGCTGCGCGGTGTGCCGCACCGAGGCCGAAGCCATCGCCTTCGCCGATGCCACGTTTCTGCAGCTGCCGGAGTGCAAGCCCCCCATCGATATCGCCGCCGCCGTTTCGAAGCGCATCGCCGGCGAAGCCCCCGCGGAACCCAGACGGGCGTTGTTCTGGGGCGCCGTTTTCGCCATCGCCGCCGTCGCGGCGGCCATATGGCAGTTCGGTATCCCCATCCCCGCGGCCGTGTTCGCCAGCCCGTATTACGCCTCCGCGCACAGCATTTTCGCAACGGCCTCGGAAGCCGTGGTGCAATGGCTCCGGCCAATGATCTCCATCGCGCGATCTCTCAGCCCGGCGGCGCCCGCCATTCTCCCCGTACTGGGGGTGGCGGCGGCCGCTGAGACTGTGGTGCTGGGCCGCTGGCTGGTCCGCCGGACGCCGCAAGGGCAGCTGCCGGGTCGGGTATAG